DNA sequence from the Agromyces aureus genome:
CCTCGCCAGGGGCGTACGGCTCGCGCGGGGTCGCCGCGCCGATCGCGATCATCTCGTCCGGCGTGATCGTCGAATGCGGATCGGCGCAGATCCGGTCGAGTTGCGTCTGCCCTGGCGGACCGATGCCGCTCGACATGTTCATGAGCATGCGCAGGGTGATCGCGTTCGACTCGGGAACCTCGGGGTACCAGCGATCGATCGTGTCGTCGAGGGTGAGGCCCGCCGTCCCGTCGCCGATGACCTGCAGCGCGACCTGGCCGACGATGGTCTTGGTGACGCTGCCGATCTTCGACTGGTTCGCCCGATCCATGGGCTCGTTCGAGTCGAGATCCGAGACGCCGCGCGTGGCCACCCACTCCTCGTGACCGGGAATCCACAGCCCGACGGTGACGCCGGGCATCCCGGATGCCGCGAAGCCCTCGTCGAGGGCCGCCTCGAGTTGCCCGAGCAACTCCGGGTCGAGGGGCGTGGCGGATGCCGCGGGCGAGCTCGTCGCGGCATCCGAACCACCGCGCGGGGCCGTGCCGAGGCATCCGCTCAGCAGGGTGACGGCGACGGCCGCGATGACCGCGCCGGCGAACACCGACCACCTCGGATTGCCCATGACCTGCCCCCACCCGCGACACTATCCGCCGGCACCGGGCGGGCCTCGCCCCACTTCAGGGGGCGCGGCGAGCGGGGCCGGGCACGATGTCGGCCCTTGGAGCGGATTGCGGGGATGCCGGGGGCTTCGCCCGCGGCCCGGGAGCGTTCGCCACGAACACGCCGGCCACGAGCACCAGTCCGCCGGCCGTCTCCCAGACGTTCGGAACCTGGCCGAGCAGCAGGGCGGCGGAGGCCATCGCCACGACGGGTGCGAGCAGCACCCACGGCACGACCGACGCCGAGCGGTTGCGGGCGAGCAGGGCGTTGAAGATCGCGTAGCCGACGAGCGTGCAGAGGCCGGCGGTGTAGAGGGTCGAGAGGATCGGACGCCAGCCGAATGCCGCGATGCCGGCGGCGATGGCATCAGGCCCCTCGAAGAGCATCGACAGGCCCAACGCGGGCAGCGGCACGACGAGCGACGACCACACCGTGAGTGACAGTGCACCGAGGCGCTTCGCGGGCGCGACCGGGCCGGCCCGCCGGGAGATGACGTTGCCGATCGCCCACGAGAGGGCGGCGAGCAGGCAGAGCACGACGGCGAGGGCCGGTGCGTCGCCGCCGCGACCGAGGGCCACGATGCCGAGCCCGACGGTGCCGACCAGCACGCCGATCGCCTGCATGCGGGTCGGTCGTTCACGCAGGGCGAGCGCCGCGACCACGATCGTCAGCACGACCTGCGCCTGCAGCAGCAGGGCCGCGACGCCCGGCTGCAGGCCGAGCGCGATCGACGTGTACAGCAGCGCGAACTGGCCGAGGCTCATGAACAGCCCGACGCCGACGACGGTCTTCCAGCCCGCGAGCGGGCGGGGCACGACGATCACGGCGAGCGCGACGAGCGCGAAGCGCACGGCGACGAAGAAGAGCGGCGGGATGCCCTCCATGCCCCACGAGATCACCACGAAGTTGAAGCCCCAGAGTGAGGCCACGGCGGCGGCCAGCAGCATGTCGCGTCTCGTCATGCCTCTACGTTCGCCCGCGGCATCCGGAAACACCAGCGATCATTTCAGGCGGTGATTCGGTAGCATCGCTGCATGATCGATCTCGAAGCGGTGGTCGCGCTGCGTGCGGTGGCGACGAGGGGCAGTGTCGCCGCCGCGGCCGACGCGCTCGGATTCACGCCCTCGGCGGTCTCGCAGCAGATCAAGCGCCTCGAGCGGAGCACCCGTGTCGCGCTCCTCGAGCGGGCGGGCCGCGGCGTCGTGCTGACCGACGCCGGCCGCCACCTCGTCACGTCGTCGGCGAACGTGCTCGCCGACCTCGAGCGCATCGAGGCCGACCTGCACCTCACGGGGCGCGCGGGCGCCGCGGGCGCCGGCTCCGACAGCGGCACGGCCGTGCGCCGTGTCACCGGCGAGGTACGCGTCGGCGCGTTCTCGACCGCGGTGCGCGGCCTGCTCGTCGACGTGCTGCCGGGCCTGCGTGCCGAGCACCCCGACTTGCGCGTGCCCCTGCGCGAGAGCGAACCGTGGGAGACGGTCGCGCTCGTGGCGTCCGGTCAGCGCGATCTCGGCATCGTGCACCGCTGGGGCGGCGTGGCCCTCTCGATGCCCGAGCACCTGGTCGAGACGCCCCTGTTCACTGATGTCGCCGACGTCGTGCTGCGCCGGGATCACCCGCTCGCGCTCGCCGGAGCCGCCGAGCTCGCCCCGGCCGACCTGGCCGGCGAGGACTGGATCGCGACCTTCGACTCGACGATCTGCCGTCAGTGGTTGCGCCGGCTGTTCGACGGCGTCTCGAACGCACCGCGCGTCGTGCACGAGTCGATGGAGTTCGAGAACCACCTCGAGCTCGTGCGCGCGGGCCTCGGCGTCGCGCTCGTGCCGCGCATGGGCCGGCCTCCGCTGCACGCGGATCTCGTGGCGATCCCGACCGCGCGCCCGGCCTCGACCCGTGACATCTCGGCCGTGCACCGCCGCAGCCAGGCCGACTCGCCGGCGCTGCAGGCCGTGCTCGACGCGGTGCGGGCGGCGGCGGCAGGTCGCGTCATCCGCTGAGGGAAGGAAGAGGCGGAATCGATATGCCAGTTCCGCCTCACCGATGAGGCGCAACTGGTACATCGTCACCGCGCGGTGCCGCCGTGGTCGAGGTCGTTGCGCATGATCGGCGCGCTCACCCCCAGGGCGCGGCGCAGGCCTCGGTCGGCGTCGGGTACAGCACAGGGCCGAGCAGCGGCGCCAGCGCCTTCGTGATCTCCGACGCCGCGTCGCCGGTGCCGCCGTCGCCGTTGCCGAGCATCGCGAGCACGGCACCGGTCATCGGGTAGTACGCGAAGTTCGTGCCGTACCCGGGCTCGGCGCCGGCGTGGGAGACGATCAGCACGCAGTCGGTCGCGGTGTCGTACACGACGCCCGCGCCGAGCCCGTACGCGGACCCGGTCTCCTCGGAGATGATCGCGCGGTCGGCGTATCGGGCGACCTGCAGGTCGGGGGTCACGCCGGCGCCCTGGCCGAGCGCTTCACCCCATGCGTGCAGGTCGTCGAGGGTCGAGACCATGGCGCCGCCGGCCCAGCTCTCGCCGTTCGACCACTCCACGGTGTCGACCGTCTCGCCGAGATCGGGGCAGAACCCGGAGTATCCGTGGGTCAGCGGGGCGGTGACCTCGCCGTCGGGCGCGAAGCGGCTGCGGTCCATGCCGAACGGCTCGGTGATGCGGTCGTGGATGAGCGTCGCCAGGTCGGCGCCCGTGACCTGCTCGAGGATCCCGCCGAGCAGGAAGTAGTTGCCGTTCGCGTACTCGAATCCGTCACCCGGCGCGAAGTCGGCGCGTGGGGTCGCCGCGCTGATCGCGATGAGCTGATCGGGTGCGGGGATCGCGTGCGGGTCGGCGCAGATGCGGTCGACCTGGGCTCGACCGGCCTCGCCGACGCCGCTCGAGTGGTTCAGCAGCATCCGCACCGTGATGTTCGACGCCTCGGGGAAGTCGGGGTACCAGCGGTCGAGGGTGTCGTCGAGGCCGACGTCGAACTCGCCCTCGCCGATGACCTGCAGCATCACGGTTCCGACGATGGTCTTGGTGATGCTGCCGATCTTCTGCTGGTTCTCGCGGCTCATCGGCTCCTCGGTCTCGACGTCGGCCACGCCCCGCGCCGAGACCCATTCGTCCTCACCCGGAACCCACACCCCGACGATGACCCCGGGCATGCCGGATGCCGCGAAGCCCTCGTCGAGCGCCGTCTCGAGTTGCGTGCGCAACGCGGTGTCGAGGAGCGGGGCGGATGTCGCGGGCGGGCTCGTGGCGGCATCCGATGCCGTCGTGGCGGCGCACCCGCCGAGCGCGAGGGCCGTGCCGACGGTGACTGCTGCGGCCGCGATGGCTGCGACCGTTCGCCTGGAGTTCTGCATGATCAGCCTCTCGGCATCGTGCACGACGCAGTTCGAGAGCCCCTGCTCCCAATCGCGACCCTAGTCCCGTGGCGTGCGCCGGCGCTGTGCAGGGGCGCGCCCCAGTTCAGGGGACGAACGGCCCCCTGCGCTGCGCCCTCCCCTAGAGTGAGGGCGCAGCCCGGTCTTGATCGAATGGGGACGACATGCCGAGCACCATCCGCACCGCCTTCGTGAGCCTTGCCCTCGGGGGGCTCGTCGTCGCCGGATTCGCCGGCTGCGCCGGTCCTTCGAGTGACGTGTCGCCTTCCGAGACCGCCGCGGCCGAGACATCGGACGGTCGTCCCGTCGTCGTCGAAGACGGCCTCGGGGCGGAACTCGGCGAGGAACTCGCGGCTGCCGCAACCGAGGCCTTCGCCGGCGTCAGTTCGCCGGGCGCCGTCATCGGCGTGCGAACGCCAGAGGGCACGTGGGCCGCGACGGTCGGCTTCGAGGACTGGGAGAAGACCGTTCCGATGACCGCCGATGTCAACCATCGCGTGGGCAGCGTCACCAAGACGTTCACCGTCACGGCGCTCATCCAGCTGGCAGAGCAGGGCGCCCTCTCGCTCGACGACCCGATCGAGCAGTACATTCCGGGCATGCCGAACGGCGACGCGACGCTCTACGAACTCGGTGCCATGCGCAGCGGCATCCCGTCGTACACGTTCAACCAGTCGTTCGAGGACAAGCTGTTCAGCGACCCGAACTACGTGTGGACGCCTGACGAGCTCGTCGGTCTCGTGCGCGGCGAGGAGCCGATGTTCGCGCCGGGCACCATGACCTTCTACTCGAACACCAACACCGTGCTGCTCGGCATGGTCATCGAGCAGGTCACGGGCAAGCCCATCGAAGACGTGCTGCAGGAGCAGATCTTCGGGCCGGTCGGCCTCGACGGCACGATCTTCCCGACGGATGCCTCGTTCCCCGAGCCGCACGCGCAGGGGTACACGCTGCAGGGCGTCGACGACGGCGTTCCAGTCGAGACCACCGACTGGAACCCGTCATGGGGCTGGACGGCCGGCTCGGTCATCTCGGACCTCGACGACCTGCTCACCTGGAGCGAGACGCTGGCCACCGGCGACGGCATCCTCGCGCCCGAGTGGCAGCAGCAGCGCATCGACTCGTTCGACTTCTCCATTCCCGTCTACACGGGTGAAGGCACCTCGGCGCCGCAGACCGAGGCTCGCGCCTACGGCCTCGGCATGGGACTGGCGCTCGGCTGGTACGGCCACGACGGCACGATGCCCGGCTTCAACACCGTGCTGCAGCACCACCTCGAGTCGGGCACCACGCTCATCGTCATGGCCAACAGCGACATCAAGTCGGGGGAGTGCCCAGAGGGCACCGCAACCGTCGCCGGCGGTCGCACCACCGGCGCGTGTGCCGACCCGGCGGTCTTCATCGGCAACGCGCTCGCCGAGGTCGTGGGGCACCCGAACGTCCGGTAGCGACCCGCTGACCCCTGCAGTTCCGGATCACGGGCCGAGCAGCTCGACGACCTCTCCGGCATGTCCGTGATCGAGCAGTCCGATGACGCGGTCGGCGACCTGCTGCGGCGCGATCAACGGGCTGGCAGCTCGCTGCTCCGCCGGGCTGAGCGCGGCGAGCTGCCGATGAGCGCGCTCGAGGCCGATCCAGCCGGGTACCACCGCCATCACGCGCACGTCGGTGCGATCGCCGAGCGCGGTCGTGAAGCGCCGGATGCCCGCCTTCGCGGCCCCGTACTCGGGCGACCCGTAGGGCGAGTCGCCCTCGCCGCCGCTCGAGCCGATGTTCACCACGGCGCCGCCCACTGCCGCGAGCCGATGCCACAGGTGCTGGGTCAGCAGCATCGGCGCGAGGAGGTCGAGGGTCACCGTCGCCAGCCAGGCGTCGCTGTCGGCCGCCGGGTACTGTTCGCCAGCCGACCACGCTCCGGCGTTGTTGACGAGGGCGGCGACCTCGAGCCTCGGCTCGGCGAGCGCGTCGGCCGCAGCCCGAGCACCGGCGATCGATGCCAGATCGGCGACCACGACGGGAACCGGCACGCCATGGCGGTCTTCGAACGCGGTCGCGGCGCGCTCGGCCGCCGACGCGTCGCGGTCGACCAGGATCGCGCGCCGGCCGCGTTCGAGCAGGGCTCCGGCGATGAGGGCTCCGAGCCCGGATGCCCCGCCGGTGACCACGACCGCGCCGTTCACGCTCATGCCCTCACGCTCATGCCTTCACGCTAGGCCCGCCCGACGACACCCACGCGTCAGGCCGATGCGCGCGTGTGCACCTTCGCGCCCTGCGCGTTGAACAGGCACAGCACCTCGAGCAGGTCGTCGCCGTGGTTCGCGAACCCGTGCGGCACGCGGGTGTCGAACTCGGCGGCCTCGCCGGCCTCGATGACGAGGTCGTCGTCGCCGAGCAGCAGCCGCATACGCCCCGAGATCACGTAGATCCAGTCCCATCCGGGGTGCACGAACTGCCGGATCGGCGTCTCGGGGGTCGGCGGATGCACCTGCTTGAACGCCTCCCACGGGCCGGCCCCGCCCGACAGCGGCACCGTGACGACGCCGTGCCGCAGCTTCGGTCGCGGGTGGATGCGCGGATCGCCGAGCGCGGGCGCCCCGACCAGGTCGTCGAGGGGCAGGCGGTACAGCCGCGCGAGCGGCAGCAGCAGGTCGAGCTGAGCGCGCCGCGAACCCGACTCGAGGCGCGACAGCGTGCTCGTCGAGATGCCGCTCGCCTCGCTGACGGCCTTGAGCGTCAGGCCCCGGGACTCGCGGATCGCCCGCAGCCGTTCGCCGATGCCGGCCAGTTCGTCGCGCTGTTCCATCGGTGCCTCCTCGTTGCCGTTCCGGCAACTTCGATTGCCGCTTCAGTCGCACCGTACCAGCATGGACGGCATGGTCGAGAACGCACAGGAACGAACGGATGCCGGGGCGAACGTGAACGACGCGGCGCTCACGGATGTGGTCATCGTCGGCGGGGGCCCAGCCGGGCTCAGCGCCGCCCTCTCCCTCGGGCGGGCCCGCCGGCGAGTCGTGGTGATCGACTCGGGCGAACCCCGCAACCGCACGGCGGCGCACATGCACGGCGTGCTCGGGCACGACGGGCTGTCGCCGCGCGTGCTGCTCGAGCGCGGGCGCGCGGAGGCAGCGGGGTACGGCGTGCGGTTCATCGACGGCGAGTCGCCGTCGGCGCGCGTCGCCGGAGACCTCATCGAGGTCGGCTCGGCGGAGGGCCTACTCCGGACCCGACGGCTCCTCGTCGCGACCGGCCTCGAAGACGTGCTGCCCGACCTCCCCGGATTCCGCGAGCAGTGGGGCCGAGGCGTCGTCGTGTGCCCGTACTGCGACGGGTGGGAGCACCGCCACGACGTCATCGGCGTCGTGGCGACCTCGCCCCGCAGCGTCGAGCAGGCCCAGCTGCTGCGGCAGTGGTCGGATCGCGTCGTCTACTTCGAGAACGTCGTCGGCGCGGCATCCGGAACCGACCTCGAAAGACTCGTGAGCCGCGGCATCCGAATCGAATCGGGCGCCGTCACCGGCCTTCGCATCGAGGGCGAGCGGATGACGGGGGTCGAGGTCGACGGCCGCGTCATCGACGTCGGCGTGGTCTTCACGGGCCCGACCATGCGGCCGCGCGATGCGCTGCTGCGATCGCTCGGAGCCGCGACCACCGAGAGTGAGCTCGGCGACTGGGTCGACGTCGACGCCGACGGGCGCACCTCGGTGCCCGGCGTCTGGGCGGTCGGCAACGTCGTGAACGTGCGCGCCAACGTCTCGGTCTCTCTCGGGCTCGGTTCGCTCGTGGCCGGCGCGCTCAATGCCGACCTCGTCGCCGAGGATGTCGCGGCAGCGCTTCGGGCCGTCGAGCTGGCGTCGTCCGTGCTGGCGTCGTCCTAGTTGGCGTCGTCCATGCCGGTGTGGTGAACGGATGCCCCGTGGCACCCGGCCTGCTGCCAGTCGTAGGCGTCGCCGAGCGGTTGGTCGTCAGCACCCCACATGGCTTCCTGCCACTCGGGATTCCGGGACTCGTTGAAGGTGTCGAGCGCACCGACCGCTTGCATGGTGTCGCCCTGCTCCCACGTCTCCCAGAGCAGGATGTAGGCGGCCTTGAACCCCTTCTCGGCCATGCAGACGGCGTCGAGGTGGTTCTGCATCAGGATCACCTCGGCGTCGAATGCCCACTCCTGGACGAATTCCGCCGACGGCCTCGGAATGAGCGCGAGGTCGGTGTTCTCGTCGTACACGGTGTGCCCGTGGATGATGGCGATGCCGCCGGGATCAGGTTCGACCGGGTCCTCCACGACGGCCGTCTCCTCGGCCGCGGCGGCCGCCGGTGCCTCGGTCGGGTTCGGCGCCGGCGGGGTCGTCGAGGGTTCGAGTTCCGCGGGCGGCGTGAACACGGGCAGCGACGCCTCCGCAACGGCGTTCAGTTCGTCGCGCTCGGTGATCGAGGCGACCGCCGCCGCGGCCAAGGCCGATCCGGTGCCGATCGCGATGACCGCTCCGACGGCGCCGAGCAGGAGTGCAAGGCGATGCCGCGGCATCCGACGCTGCGTGCGCTGGTGCTCGCGCTGACGTTCGTCGTCGAGCAGGTGCTGCATGTTCATCGGGATTCCCTTCGGTTCGACGTGGCGGGGACCAGGTGCGCGGGCATCGCCCACTGGGCGGTGCCCGTGAGGCAGACGATCGCGACGCCCAGGCCGATGGCGTACGCGGCAGGTTCGAGCCAGGTCACGCGGAGGATCACGACGAGCGCCGTCGCGCTGAGGTAGTACAGCGCCTCGACGCTCTGCGCGAAGATCAGCACGCCCGTGACCGCGAGCATCATCGCGCCCCAGTGCCGCGTGCTCCGGTGCCAGAGCAGCGCGGTGGCGACGAGCGCGATGGAGCCGAGGGCGATGGTGATCGCCGCGGAGCTCGGAATGAAGCCGATGTCGCCGATCAGCAGCGCGCGCGTCTGCCGGGCTGCGATGTACGTGCCGACGGCGACCTGCACGATGCCGATGAGTGCGACGGCGGCGACGAGCAGCCCGTCGACGCGCGGGGCGCTCCACCGGGCGGTCTCCTCGCCCGTGAGTTGCGTGCGACGCCAGCTGAGGTCGGCCGGGATGCCGCGGAGCATGCGCGCGCGGATCGACCTCGCGATGGCCCGCTGACTGACGCCGGCCTCGGTCGCCCACGCCGCCTGCTCGTGCAGGTCGGAGAGGATCTCGTTCTGACGATCGGCCGCGACCACGGGATCGAGCCCGCCCGTGTACCGCAGCGACCAGTGCAGCGTCGCCCGGGCGGCGCGTTCCACCGCGCCGGTGCCGGTGCCGGTGCCGTTGCCCGTGCCGCTGCTGTTGCTCAGGCCGCTCATGCGAGCGCCTCCCCGGTCGCGGTGCGGAACTGATCGGCGCTCTGGGCGGCGGCGGCCTGGGCTGCGGCGCGGAACGCGGCCTCGCCAACCCCGGTCACGCGGTACAGACGGCGGCGCGGACGCCCGTCGGCCTCGGCCAGCTCGGGCGCCTCCCACTCGGATTCGAGCAGCCCCGCGGCATCCATTCGGTTCAATGCCCGGTAGAGCGTGCCGTGCGAGGGCAAGGCCGACCCGTCCTGCTCGGCGAGGGTGCGCGCGAGCGCGAAGCCGAAGAACGACCCCTCTCGCGGCTGGATGGTGAGCCCCGCATCGAGGATCGCGAGCTCGATCGGGAGGAGTACTCCTGCGCGTCGTCGTGGCATGGGTGCGACTATACGCACCTATGTACGTATTAATCTAGAGCCGTTGATCGCGAGTGCGTCGGTTGGCGCGAATTCGTTCGGCCTTGGCGGTCCTCCCTGACCGCCGAACGCGCGCTGCCAGCATGACGGCATGACGTCCTCCGATCCGACCGCCGGCATCATCGCCTTCACCTGGCTCGCCCTCGCGATGACCCTGGCGCCGGGGTCGGACACGGTGCTCGTGATCCGCACGAGCCTCAGCGACGGGTGGCGCCTCGGTGTGGTCGCGGCGTTCGGTATCGTCTGCGGCGTGATCGTCTGGGCCGGACTCGCCGGCCTCGGCGTCGCGCTGCTGCTCGTGCGTTTCCCGGTCGCCTACACCGTGATCGCGCTCGCCGGCGGTGTGTACCTCGGCACCCTCGCAGTGCGCACCTTCATCGCCGCGCGGCAGATCTGGCGCAGCACGCCCGAGTCGACCGATGACGCCGCGCCCGCCACCGATGTGCAGCCCCTCGCGACCTGGAAGACCTTCACGACCGGCCTGTTCACGAACCTCCTGAACCCCAAGATCGGCGTGTTCTACCTCTCGATCATGCCGGGCCTGTTCATCGGGCAGACCCTCACGGTGTGGCTCGGCCTGCTGCTCGGCAGCATCCACGCCGTGCTCGGCATCATCTGGCTGACGATCGTCTCGGTGCTCGCCGGCTGGGCGCGCATCCACCTGCTGCGCCCGCGCCCGCGCGCCGTGCTCGAGGCCGTCTGCGGCCTGCTGCTGCTCGCGTTCGGCGTGTTCGTGATCGTCGAGGTGGTC
Encoded proteins:
- a CDS encoding EamA family transporter — translated: MTRRDMLLAAAVASLWGFNFVVISWGMEGIPPLFFVAVRFALVALAVIVVPRPLAGWKTVVGVGLFMSLGQFALLYTSIALGLQPGVAALLLQAQVVLTIVVAALALRERPTRMQAIGVLVGTVGLGIVALGRGGDAPALAVVLCLLAALSWAIGNVISRRAGPVAPAKRLGALSLTVWSSLVVPLPALGLSMLFEGPDAIAAGIAAFGWRPILSTLYTAGLCTLVGYAIFNALLARNRSASVVPWVLLAPVVAMASAALLLGQVPNVWETAGGLVLVAGVFVANAPGPRAKPPASPQSAPRADIVPGPARRAP
- a CDS encoding serine hydrolase domain-containing protein, producing the protein MPSTIRTAFVSLALGGLVVAGFAGCAGPSSDVSPSETAAAETSDGRPVVVEDGLGAELGEELAAAATEAFAGVSSPGAVIGVRTPEGTWAATVGFEDWEKTVPMTADVNHRVGSVTKTFTVTALIQLAEQGALSLDDPIEQYIPGMPNGDATLYELGAMRSGIPSYTFNQSFEDKLFSDPNYVWTPDELVGLVRGEEPMFAPGTMTFYSNTNTVLLGMVIEQVTGKPIEDVLQEQIFGPVGLDGTIFPTDASFPEPHAQGYTLQGVDDGVPVETTDWNPSWGWTAGSVISDLDDLLTWSETLATGDGILAPEWQQQRIDSFDFSIPVYTGEGTSAPQTEARAYGLGMGLALGWYGHDGTMPGFNTVLQHHLESGTTLIVMANSDIKSGECPEGTATVAGGRTTGACADPAVFIGNALAEVVGHPNVR
- a CDS encoding LysE family translocator encodes the protein MTSSDPTAGIIAFTWLALAMTLAPGSDTVLVIRTSLSDGWRLGVVAAFGIVCGVIVWAGLAGLGVALLLVRFPVAYTVIALAGGVYLGTLAVRTFIAARQIWRSTPESTDDAAPATDVQPLATWKTFTTGLFTNLLNPKIGVFYLSIMPGLFIGQTLTVWLGLLLGSIHAVLGIIWLTIVSVLAGWARIHLLRPRPRAVLEAVCGLLLLAFGVFVIVEVVADLIG
- a CDS encoding PadR family transcriptional regulator, encoding MPRRRAGVLLPIELAILDAGLTIQPREGSFFGFALARTLAEQDGSALPSHGTLYRALNRMDAAGLLESEWEAPELAEADGRPRRRLYRVTGVGEAAFRAAAQAAAAQSADQFRTATGEALA
- a CDS encoding SDR family NAD(P)-dependent oxidoreductase, whose protein sequence is MSVNGAVVVTGGASGLGALIAGALLERGRRAILVDRDASAAERAATAFEDRHGVPVPVVVADLASIAGARAAADALAEPRLEVAALVNNAGAWSAGEQYPAADSDAWLATVTLDLLAPMLLTQHLWHRLAAVGGAVVNIGSSGGEGDSPYGSPEYGAAKAGIRRFTTALGDRTDVRVMAVVPGWIGLERAHRQLAALSPAEQRAASPLIAPQQVADRVIGLLDHGHAGEVVELLGP
- a CDS encoding serine hydrolase domain-containing protein; protein product: MQNSRRTVAAIAAAAVTVGTALALGGCAATTASDAATSPPATSAPLLDTALRTQLETALDEGFAASGMPGVIVGVWVPGEDEWVSARGVADVETEEPMSRENQQKIGSITKTIVGTVMLQVIGEGEFDVGLDDTLDRWYPDFPEASNITVRMLLNHSSGVGEAGRAQVDRICADPHAIPAPDQLIAISAATPRADFAPGDGFEYANGNYFLLGGILEQVTGADLATLIHDRITEPFGMDRSRFAPDGEVTAPLTHGYSGFCPDLGETVDTVEWSNGESWAGGAMVSTLDDLHAWGEALGQGAGVTPDLQVARYADRAIISEETGSAYGLGAGVVYDTATDCVLIVSHAGAEPGYGTNFAYYPMTGAVLAMLGNGDGGTGDAASEITKALAPLLGPVLYPTPTEACAAPWG
- a CDS encoding helix-turn-helix domain-containing protein, which encodes MEQRDELAGIGERLRAIRESRGLTLKAVSEASGISTSTLSRLESGSRRAQLDLLLPLARLYRLPLDDLVGAPALGDPRIHPRPKLRHGVVTVPLSGGAGPWEAFKQVHPPTPETPIRQFVHPGWDWIYVISGRMRLLLGDDDLVIEAGEAAEFDTRVPHGFANHGDDLLEVLCLFNAQGAKVHTRASA
- a CDS encoding LysR family transcriptional regulator — protein: MIDLEAVVALRAVATRGSVAAAADALGFTPSAVSQQIKRLERSTRVALLERAGRGVVLTDAGRHLVTSSANVLADLERIEADLHLTGRAGAAGAGSDSGTAVRRVTGEVRVGAFSTAVRGLLVDVLPGLRAEHPDLRVPLRESEPWETVALVASGQRDLGIVHRWGGVALSMPEHLVETPLFTDVADVVLRRDHPLALAGAAELAPADLAGEDWIATFDSTICRQWLRRLFDGVSNAPRVVHESMEFENHLELVRAGLGVALVPRMGRPPLHADLVAIPTARPASTRDISAVHRRSQADSPALQAVLDAVRAAAAGRVIR
- a CDS encoding NAD(P)/FAD-dependent oxidoreductase, giving the protein MVENAQERTDAGANVNDAALTDVVIVGGGPAGLSAALSLGRARRRVVVIDSGEPRNRTAAHMHGVLGHDGLSPRVLLERGRAEAAGYGVRFIDGESPSARVAGDLIEVGSAEGLLRTRRLLVATGLEDVLPDLPGFREQWGRGVVVCPYCDGWEHRHDVIGVVATSPRSVEQAQLLRQWSDRVVYFENVVGAASGTDLERLVSRGIRIESGAVTGLRIEGERMTGVEVDGRVIDVGVVFTGPTMRPRDALLRSLGAATTESELGDWVDVDADGRTSVPGVWAVGNVVNVRANVSVSLGLGSLVAGALNADLVAEDVAAALRAVELASSVLASS